A window of the Barnesiella propionica genome harbors these coding sequences:
- a CDS encoding Fe-S cluster domain-containing protein: MNLIIVTIVSLGAIGAVSAVILYFVAQKFKVAEDPRIDEVEGVLPGANCGGCGSAGCRNFAERCAQAGSLEGLSCPVGGKDIMIKIAGILGKEAILSNPKIAVVRCNGTCSNRPVINIYDGASSCAVKASLYTGDTGCRFGCLGEGDCVKACDFGAITMNKTTGLPEIDEEICGACGACVRSCPRDIIELRKKGPKSRRVYVNCISQDKGGTARKACIAACIGCGKCMKVCNFNAISVENNLAYINDDLCKLCRKCEEVCPTGAIQTVHFPEKKNIEKRPVETE; this comes from the coding sequence ATGAATCTGATTATCGTCACTATCGTTTCATTAGGAGCCATCGGAGCTGTCAGCGCAGTCATTCTATATTTTGTAGCACAAAAGTTTAAAGTAGCCGAAGATCCCCGTATCGACGAAGTTGAAGGAGTACTTCCGGGAGCCAATTGTGGCGGATGCGGCAGTGCCGGTTGTCGCAACTTTGCAGAACGTTGTGCTCAGGCAGGTTCCCTGGAAGGTCTCTCCTGTCCTGTCGGCGGGAAAGACATTATGATAAAAATTGCCGGAATATTGGGTAAAGAGGCTATCTTGTCGAATCCTAAAATAGCTGTCGTCCGCTGTAACGGGACTTGTTCCAATCGTCCCGTTATCAATATCTATGATGGTGCGTCCAGTTGTGCGGTGAAAGCGTCATTATATACGGGAGATACCGGATGCCGTTTCGGTTGCTTGGGAGAGGGAGATTGTGTGAAAGCTTGTGATTTCGGAGCCATAACCATGAACAAGACAACGGGTTTGCCGGAAATCGATGAAGAAATATGCGGAGCTTGTGGAGCTTGTGTCCGAAGTTGCCCCAGAGACATTATAGAATTGAGAAAGAAAGGACCGAAATCACGTCGCGTATATGTGAATTGTATCAGTCAAGACAAAGGAGGAACAGCACGGAAAGCATGTATAGCCGCCTGCATCGGATGTGGAAAATGTATGAAAGTATGTAACTTTAATGCCATATCCGTTGAAAATAACCTGGCTTACATTAACGATGATCTGTGCAAGTTATGTAGAAAATGTGAAGAAGTTTGTCCTACGGGAGCTATACAAACCGTGCATTTTCCTGAAAAAAAGAATATTGAAAAAAGACCGGTCGAAACCGAGTAA
- a CDS encoding SoxR reducing system RseC family protein, whose amino-acid sequence MKCKIEHQGIVKSVSQNIARISIIQASACSGCHAANYCSVSEKKEKIINIPVTENLNIGDTVWIEGELSMAYKALNIAILYPFLCLIIVLSVSYYISHNELVSGMFSLIALLLYYGVLYLIKDKLKKQFVFTLKKRS is encoded by the coding sequence ATGAAGTGTAAGATAGAACATCAAGGAATTGTAAAAAGTGTATCACAGAACATTGCAAGAATAAGTATCATACAAGCTTCCGCTTGTTCCGGTTGTCATGCGGCTAATTATTGTTCTGTCTCGGAAAAGAAAGAAAAAATCATAAATATACCCGTTACAGAAAACCTAAATATAGGCGACACCGTATGGATAGAAGGAGAACTTTCCATGGCCTATAAAGCATTGAATATAGCAATACTTTATCCGTTTCTATGCCTTATCATTGTTCTATCCGTATCATATTATATTTCACATAACGAGCTTGTTTCGGGAATGTTTTCTTTAATAGCATTACTACTTTATTATGGAGTACTTTACCTCATAAAAGATAAACTGAAAAAACAATTTGTTTTTACATTGAAAAAACGTTCCTAA